The genomic DNA AATGCTTGTTGGTGAGTAACTTTGTAAATCTGTTCCTGGAGCATTTTGCCTTCTTTTTGGTGTCTTTGGTATTTGCTTTTTTTACTGCCAGGGTCAAGCTGTTCCTATTCCTGTCTCCCATTGtttcacacacacaaacaaaaattacatcAAACAAACACCTTTAGGATCCATCCTGTCTTTTTTTGCACTGTCAAATTAGTGGCAGCATTTCACAAATCACAATACAGACAACACGTTTCATTTTTCTCAAAgaccgaaacaaactttttcatAAAACTCATGTTAACTGAACTGTACAGGAAACACAATGGAGTCCCTTCTCTCTGTTTCAAAGCAATACTATACCAAATATTTGTGCAGTCTCATTACTGAAAAATCAACCTTTTCTGGAACTCTGTCGAATTAGTTACCATTCTGAATTCTGCAAATATGATGAGGACAAAACTCTGGGACCCTTTCATAAACAACACATGCCTGTAGAAGAAAATCGACTTCTTTTGTTGAAAGACAGCAAAGGCAAAAAGTTTAAAGGCCAGTGGCTTTAACTTACGATGGCttatttcactgttttgttttgtacgtcaagttctttttctactcccaaAGCACATGTTAAAACcccaactatttagcttgtgcACACAGCGTCAatgcatgtaaaatgcactgttattgtagacatttgaattttagtccacaacagaattcacctgtcaacaataacaatgcaatctTCACATGTCCAGGCAGCTCAACTcttgtatctcaacatgctttatggagtagaacaagaaactgaagctgatattaaaaaacaaaaataatgaaaaaatctggAACAGTAACAACTACTGGCCCTTCAAGCTGTGTTCTATGGTCTCACAAGTGCTGTTCATTGGTTTAgtagaaaatgttaaaaatttctTTGCATCAGTGCCTTTCCTGTATACATATGTAAAAGTTTTGCATCAAAGTCAATCCTAATAAATTTTGCATAAAGCACTTACTGGCTGTTTTATCCTTAAAGTTTTCACCTTTTATGAGAGCTTTGGATATAACATACACTAAATGATTTACTGTAACCATTGTGTACTCATTAGACATCTTCCATAATTACTGGTAATCTTGTTTCTTTTTATGTCATCTGGTATCATTTATTGTATccaacattttattttgcagaGTCGCCATTTGGGAATGTTGAAATGTGTTACAGCTACTTCAAAGAGTTGGTCTTATGTCACGCTGTCAAGGTATTATTTTAGTTCATAGTTCAGCTATCCTCACTTGTGTCTACTATCCATCGACCCAATGACTTGAAGCTAATCTAGTAAAAGCTATTGTAGTATCCCCTTTGAAGCAGATAATTTGTAGTGTGCAATAGATACAAAAATGGTTACGTATAGCTAAATAATTTATTGTAACACAATACTTACAGTTGGCTATGGTACAATACAGTACAAACGATTGCAATTCAATGTAATACAATTCAATACAATAATACAAGACAATTCAGAACAATACAGTAGAATTCAAtacacaaaaatacaataaattacaatacaatacaatacaatgcaacaCAAAACAAtacgatacaatacaatatcTTATGCAATGCACACATGTAATTACTTGCACTGTGTGAACCAGGTTTAAAATAGAACTCTGAGAGTGACAAGTGAAAAGTATTGTGTGTATGGTAAAATGACATAATATTTAtatagatttctcacattttaatgaaaagaATTCTGTCTGGCCAGCAATAGTTCTATTAGCATTTCATCGGAAATCTCTCATCCGTAGTTTGCTGTGTCTGTATGCTGAATGACATGTTGTTTGATTTGCTGATTTTCAGAGGCCTCCTTGGAGTGTCAATCTTTTCAGCCCCGATCAGATCAAGCTCATTACAGAGTATGTGGTCAATACCTACTTCAGACATCACAAACTTTACAAGTACGTCTTCACGCCATTGGTGAGACTTGACCTGGCAATGACCTACGAGGGCGTTCCAGACACCCCTCCACCGTCAGAAGGTAGGCTTAAATATAAAGGCTTTTTGATTTGTGCAGTTTTATCCAAAGCAAGTAAAATCTTCCCTGGTACAAGGctcatgtaaaataaaaatatacagcAGATTTTGTTGTGAATAATCATACAGTAATTTGCAAAAGTTCTTTTCATGTGATTTATAATCACAACCGAGATTTCACTTATGCCCATGTCTTGCCTTTTCCCAAAGTTCTGGTCTCTATAAAACAATTACCTGTGCTGCTACATAATTCAGGGTCAGAAGTTAATTATATTAATTTATACCCACACATCCTCTGCCAGTATCTCAAAGATCAATCAAGTTTATGAAACATGATAGCACAATGTATGGTACTAACCAGAAATGTTATAGCAGTATTAATGCTGTATACTGTAGCCCTTTGACCCCCATTTACTCATGTAACAGTCCAAGTTTGCCCTAAAAACAATAGAATTGTGCCAGATTCTTAAAGTAACAGGGTAAAGGCCCGTAAAGCACACCCTGCAGCATTGACAATTGACTACACATCATACATCTGTTGGCAGAAGAACACAATACATTACCTTTGTCACACAATAAAATATGGAAACAACACTTGTACTCATAGATGGTAACTTTCTCTCCGATATCAATAGTTTTGTTTTGAGAATAACATACTTATCAGGTATATTTGAGAATAACATACTTTTCAATCGTTTCACTGATCAGTGGCAGCAGATGAGGAAATGAAGGAAGACGGAGAAGCAGAAGCCGGGGCAATGGCGGAAGAAGGTGCAGAAAAGAATGAAGACGGCGAAGTCACGCAACCTGAACCTGTGAAAGGTAAAGAGCAAATTGTGTAGTTTGggcctcgaaactgaaagttTTCTAAGTTTTGCTGATACTTTGCTCTTTGATACATTAAAACATTTCCACTTAtcatcaagaacaaaaattagcCTCACAATGTTAAGTTTTGGACTGTggaaataaattaccaaaaatatACCAGCCTTTGAAACAAACATTAGCACCCTACCTGTGGTAACACTAtggagaaaaaacaaatttcagattttcacaaaCATGAGATGGAGGAAACATAATTTGTTTACATATGCTTCATAATGAGTACACACAGCAGGCCAGCAGattgttgtaaaaatttgagcatGCAAAATTTTGTCCCTGAGGTGCAATCACCTTAAATATAGGTTGTGCACTTTGGGTCTGAACTTTTAACTAGTCTGTCTTTAGTTAATGGTGGCAACCAGATTTCCAAAAGCAGTTCCATTTGACTGATAAGTGATTTGAAAGGgtaatacatgtataatattGGCAATATTATCTTGTTTCGGTTGCTTCAGTTCACTGTTATGAGGAATGAAAGcccaaatcagacatatatatgcCACGAAGAGTACAATTGAAATATCAATGTTATGAACGTACATCTAAAGATTATGaaaattgaccattttttaAGCTGTAACGTTTGACACACTACATCACCATGCAATAAAGCCAACCCTTAATACCCCAGTTACTGCTGACTTGTAATGTGCCCATCTCAATGGGGTCagctcaaaataaaaatacaatttcagAACTTTTACCACAACTTCATATACAGCGCCTGGCTTTGCTTCAAATAGTTCTAAATAGCAATCCACATTGAAGGTTTGATGCCATTTCATTCAAAGAAAGACACTTCTATGAGGTACCACCTTCACTACAAAAAGCAGAGACGCGGATTGATTTCCTAATAGTGTTGTGTCAAAAGTAggtaaaatactaaaatattatgaaaaccAATATAATCATGAAATCTCAATTAGCGCTAAGGAAGTTATTTCTGAAAAATTcatagtttttttcaaaaatagtcTGTACCAGTAATCACTAGTTAAACATGAGAGTGAAAACTAGCAAAGTTTTTCCTGTTTCTtgcaaaattcattttttctcaTCTAGTATGTTTTTGTTCTGCATTTCAGAAGAGACGGCAGCGCAGAAGGAACTCAGAAAACTGATACAGCAACAAATTAGTGAAGAGattgaaaaacttaaaatttcaGTGGAAgaacaaatcaaatcaaatgatgAAGCCCTCCAAAAGAAATTGTTGTCAGTAGACGGACGGGTCGGCAGCGGGCAAGGAAAACGTGCCGGAAGCAGacaggggaaaaaaggaaaatgaaaataaatctgtACATATCTGTTTTCTATCATTTTATTCTTGGAATCTTGCATATTGTATTTCTCAGTGTAAATatttaatgtaatattttaacGATGACAATATCTTTTCTTGTGTACATATGTGGATGATTCATTTCTTGAAGTATTGTCAGAAGACTGGAAAGAACTTGCTGACATTTAACTTTCTGGGTCAAACACAATACCTATGCCTGGCCAAAGCATTTTCCGCTGTTCAGAGATGTTCAAAATATAGAGAGCTGGGTAATTTGTCAATACGATGGACGTTTTGAAAAACTCTACACATACCACAGTGTGTTCAGTTGTATCACTGTTTAATCTATCTCTTAAGAAGTTCAGAAATTAAATGGTTTCCAATTTAACCTTTGTAATGTCCTTTGTTCTCATTTATTCTCTGTCTTTACTGATGATAATAATGGTTGAAAATTGTTCACCTTTGTTCACATTGGATATGAAATTAATCTTGTAAGTTTAATACCCTATTCCTGTTGAAATCAGATGATCTAGGCGTTACTTCCTTCAGCCTCCTGACTGTAATCACTTTAATTTGGATGGTGTTATTTCATGTACCGACACCGTTATAAATTTAGAAATGCATGTATAGCAAATATGCGCTGTGAAAAAATTCCAACATCCGGTatcaaaattgttcattttcaccATTTCACTTGCATTCAAAAGGCTGCATTCTTATCATGCGTAAATGTGGTAAACTTTACAAAAAagatcaaattttatcaaattgtgaaaaatt from Ptychodera flava strain L36383 chromosome 12, AS_Pfla_20210202, whole genome shotgun sequence includes the following:
- the LOC139145660 gene encoding cilia- and flagella-associated protein 119-like, with amino-acid sequence MPGEAPKIPQPRQHKAKVCIWDDLTVNQMDILEKVVTSEDIKSILSEIFGLQDYTENPRSAILIDLYFYTIQFAKDHGFTKEQTASFFSIVKKTHEMLVESPFGNVEMCYSYFKELVLCHAVKRPPWSVNLFSPDQIKLITEYVVNTYFRHHKLYKYVFTPLVRLDLAMTYEGVPDTPPPSEVAADEEMKEDGEAEAGAMAEEGAEKNEDGEVTQPEPVKEETAAQKELRKLIQQQISEEIEKLKISVEEQIKSNDEALQKKLLSVDGRVGSGQGKRAGSRQGKKGK